In Aerococcus loyolae, a genomic segment contains:
- a CDS encoding aspartate carbamoyltransferase catalytic subunit gives MEHLTSVQDLSNEEVMELIRQGEAFKNSPVAVHAQSITMANLFYENSTRTHMSFEQAERRLGYQVLPFEVSQSSVNKGESLYDTVITLEAIGANALVIRHSQNEYYLDLLKELNKHHHKIHLINGGDGSGQHPSQCLLDMMTIYEEFKHFDGLKVAIIGDIKNSRVARSNAQLLNQLGSQVFFSGPKAWYDPQMDQYGSYQDIDQLIDQMDVVMLLRVQHERHSDDPLEKSFDPKLYHEKYGINLDRYQKLQDHAILMHPGPINRDVELASELVESEKSRFVQQMENGVYMRMAILKSVIEGEK, from the coding sequence ATGGAACATTTAACCAGTGTACAAGATTTAAGCAATGAAGAAGTAATGGAGCTTATTAGACAAGGGGAAGCTTTTAAAAATAGTCCAGTAGCGGTTCATGCCCAATCCATTACTATGGCTAATTTGTTTTATGAAAATTCAACTAGAACACATATGAGTTTTGAGCAGGCAGAACGGCGGCTGGGTTATCAAGTTTTACCCTTTGAAGTGAGTCAGAGTTCGGTCAATAAAGGCGAAAGTCTCTATGATACTGTCATTACTTTAGAAGCCATTGGAGCTAATGCATTAGTTATTCGCCATTCCCAAAATGAGTACTATCTTGATCTATTAAAAGAGCTTAATAAACACCACCACAAAATCCACCTTATTAATGGTGGTGATGGTAGTGGCCAACATCCGAGCCAATGTTTGCTAGATATGATGACTATCTATGAGGAGTTTAAGCACTTTGATGGTTTGAAGGTGGCTATTATTGGTGACATTAAAAATTCACGGGTAGCTCGTAGCAATGCCCAATTACTCAACCAATTAGGTAGCCAAGTTTTCTTTTCCGGTCCAAAAGCCTGGTATGATCCTCAAATGGACCAATATGGCAGCTACCAAGACATTGACCAATTAATTGACCAAATGGATGTGGTGATGCTTTTACGGGTCCAACACGAAAGACATTCTGATGACCCATTGGAAAAGAGCTTTGACCCTAAGCTTTATCATGAGAAATATGGAATTAATTTAGACCGTTATCAAAAGCTACAAGACCATGCCATATTAATGCATCCAGGTCCTATTAATCGTGACGTTGAACTGGCTAGTGAGCTAGTAGAATCAGAAAAGAGTCGTTTTGTGCAACAAATGGAAAATGGTGTATATATGAGAATGGCTATCTTAAAGAGTGTGATTGAGGGTGAGAAATAA
- a CDS encoding dihydroorotase: MKVLIQAGKVYSQDSLTTMDILIEGGKIQALGQHLVDQDEIDQVIDASGRLVTPGLVDIHVHYREPGFEDKETIASGSRAAARGGFTSVCTMANTNPVPDTPEKLSQLIQKNQSDGKVKIHQYAPITKDLTSDQVVDIPAMKEAGAFALSNDGQGVQSAATMYQAMIAAKEQGLAICAHLEDRSLFNNGVINAGKAAERLELPGILAVAESSQLARDIELARATGVHYHVCHVSTAASLNLIRQAKLDGVNITCEVAPHHLLFHDGNILKDDANYKMNPPLRNSSDQEALVQALNDGTIDLIATDHAPHTEEEKSQGFLKSPFGIVGSETAFMSLYTLLVKRGKLSLERLIALMSDQPRQLFHLETAGTIWPGQAADISIFNLDRPYQVKASDYASKSSNSPLNNTSLYGQTEYCLVNGEIVYQAEGGNSNE, from the coding sequence ATGAAAGTCCTAATTCAAGCAGGTAAGGTTTATAGTCAGGACTCTTTGACGACTATGGATATACTTATTGAGGGAGGGAAGATCCAAGCATTGGGTCAACACTTGGTCGACCAAGATGAAATTGATCAAGTGATTGATGCTTCAGGTCGTTTGGTGACTCCAGGCCTTGTTGATATCCATGTGCATTACCGGGAACCAGGTTTTGAAGACAAAGAAACGATTGCTAGTGGTAGCCGGGCAGCAGCTCGCGGCGGTTTTACTAGCGTATGTACCATGGCTAACACCAATCCTGTTCCTGATACCCCTGAAAAACTCAGTCAGTTAATTCAAAAGAATCAAAGTGATGGTAAAGTGAAGATCCATCAATACGCTCCTATTACTAAAGATTTAACCAGTGATCAAGTTGTCGATATTCCTGCGATGAAGGAGGCGGGTGCCTTTGCCTTGAGTAACGATGGGCAGGGCGTCCAATCTGCTGCAACCATGTATCAAGCGATGATTGCAGCCAAAGAGCAAGGCCTAGCCATTTGTGCCCACCTAGAAGACCGTTCCTTATTTAATAATGGTGTGATCAATGCAGGTAAGGCTGCAGAGCGATTGGAACTTCCTGGAATCTTAGCAGTGGCTGAAAGCAGTCAATTGGCTAGAGATATTGAATTAGCGCGGGCCACAGGGGTTCACTACCATGTCTGCCATGTGTCTACGGCGGCCAGTTTAAACTTGATTCGTCAAGCCAAATTGGATGGGGTGAATATTACTTGTGAGGTTGCTCCCCACCACCTTCTCTTCCATGACGGCAATATCTTAAAAGATGATGCAAATTATAAAATGAATCCCCCATTGAGAAATTCATCAGACCAAGAAGCCTTAGTCCAAGCTTTAAATGATGGGACCATTGATTTGATCGCTACAGACCATGCTCCCCATACCGAAGAAGAAAAGAGTCAAGGTTTCTTGAAGTCCCCCTTTGGAATTGTTGGTAGTGAAACAGCCTTTATGAGTTTATATACCTTATTGGTTAAGCGAGGAAAACTCAGTTTAGAAAGGCTTATTGCCCTAATGAGCGACCAACCGCGTCAATTATTCCATTTAGAGACAGCAGGAACAATCTGGCCAGGGCAAGCTGCTGATATTAGTATTTTTAATCTCGACCGTCCTTATCAAGTCAAGGCTAGTGACTATGCCTCAAAGAGTAGTAATAGCCCCCTAAATAACACCAGTCTATACGGACAAACCGAATATTGTTTAGTTAATGGAGAAATTGTTTATCAAGCTGAGGGAGGAAATAGCAATGAATAA
- a CDS encoding dihydroorotate dehydrogenase encodes MNNIQVELPGLSLSNPLMPASGSFGYGDFSNCQDLDLSQLGALVIKTTTLEAREGNPDPKMWWNDEYSLNAVGLKNPGIEVVIKEKLPQLKEKYPSLPIIASVGGNTVEDYCQVAQLFDQSGLVNALEINISCPNVKKGGLAFGKDPQFAKQLTEKIKSLVELPVYVKLSPNVDDVVAMAQALEEAGADGLTMINTLLGMGIDIKEKRPVLGNGYGGISGPLLKPLALRMIHQVRQQTQLPIIGVGGVCTVDDVVEMFMAGANAVQVGYQHFKNPGICIDLAKALPARLAELGISSLTDIQVI; translated from the coding sequence ATGAATAATATTCAAGTGGAATTACCTGGTTTATCCTTATCTAACCCTTTAATGCCCGCTAGTGGGAGTTTTGGTTATGGTGACTTCTCTAATTGCCAAGACCTTGATTTAAGTCAATTAGGCGCCTTAGTGATAAAAACCACCACATTGGAAGCTCGCGAAGGCAATCCTGATCCTAAGATGTGGTGGAATGATGAATACAGTCTTAATGCAGTAGGCTTAAAAAATCCAGGGATTGAGGTGGTTATCAAGGAAAAACTTCCTCAGCTCAAAGAAAAATATCCCAGCTTGCCCATCATTGCTAGTGTTGGAGGAAATACGGTTGAGGATTATTGCCAAGTTGCACAATTATTTGATCAATCCGGCCTAGTTAATGCTCTTGAAATTAATATCTCCTGTCCTAATGTTAAAAAGGGCGGCCTAGCTTTTGGTAAGGATCCTCAATTTGCTAAACAATTAACTGAAAAAATTAAGTCCTTAGTTGAACTACCAGTATACGTTAAATTGTCTCCCAATGTCGATGACGTGGTGGCTATGGCCCAAGCCTTGGAAGAAGCAGGTGCAGATGGTCTTACCATGATCAATACTTTGCTAGGAATGGGTATTGATATTAAAGAAAAAAGGCCTGTTTTAGGTAATGGTTATGGTGGAATCTCAGGGCCCCTCCTAAAACCACTAGCCTTAAGGATGATTCACCAAGTCCGTCAACAAACCCAACTGCCCATTATTGGGGTTGGCGGAGTATGCACGGTAGATGATGTGGTTGAAATGTTTATGGCAGGAGCCAATGCAGTCCAAGTAGGTTACCAACACTTTAAAAATCCAGGAATTTGTATTGATTTAGCTAAAGCATTACCCGCACGTTTAGCAGAGTTAGGTATTTCGAGTTTAACAGATATCCAAGTAATTTAA
- the rplU gene encoding 50S ribosomal protein L21 — MYAVIKTGGKQIKVEEGSVIFVEKLDAEAGDKVTFDEVVFVGGESTKIGTPLVEGASVEGTVEKQGREKKVTTFKYRPKKDSRSKQGHRQPYTKVTIDSIKA, encoded by the coding sequence ATGTACGCTGTTATTAAAACAGGTGGAAAGCAAATTAAAGTTGAGGAAGGTTCAGTAATCTTTGTTGAAAAGTTAGATGCTGAAGCAGGAGACAAGGTAACCTTTGACGAAGTAGTCTTTGTTGGTGGTGAAAGTACTAAAATTGGTACACCATTAGTAGAAGGTGCCTCAGTTGAAGGAACTGTTGAAAAACAAGGTCGCGAAAAGAAAGTGACTACCTTCAAATACCGTCCTAAAAAAGACTCTCGTTCTAAACAAGGCCATCGTCAACCTTATACTAAAGTAACAATTGATTCAATTAAGGCTTAA
- a CDS encoding ribosomal-processing cysteine protease Prp, whose amino-acid sequence MIQAKFKCKDGSFVSMTVQGHALSGEYGHDLVCAAVSTLTFSLVNNLERLTQVAPIVDLDPEGGYLHCEIPADLDDKQAQFAEILFKSCYYALKDDVSASQPDYLQVSLNK is encoded by the coding sequence ATGATTCAAGCAAAGTTTAAATGTAAAGATGGAAGCTTTGTAAGTATGACAGTGCAAGGACACGCTTTATCAGGGGAATATGGCCATGATTTAGTGTGTGCTGCGGTGTCAACTTTAACTTTTTCCCTGGTGAATAATTTGGAGCGTTTGACACAAGTTGCTCCAATTGTTGACTTAGATCCAGAAGGGGGTTATCTTCATTGTGAAATTCCCGCTGACTTGGATGATAAGCAAGCCCAATTTGCCGAAATCTTATTTAAAAGTTGCTATTATGCCTTAAAAGATGATGTTAGTGCCAGTCAACCTGACTATCTTCAGGTATCTTTAAATAAGTAA
- the rpmA gene encoding 50S ribosomal protein L27 yields the protein MLKLDLQFFAHKKGGGSTANGRDSQAKRLGAKRADGQFVTGGSILYRQRGTHIHPGVNVGRGGDDTLFALCDGVVKFERKGRNSKQVSVYQEA from the coding sequence ATGTTAAAATTAGATTTACAATTTTTCGCCCACAAAAAGGGGGGCGGTTCCACAGCTAATGGCCGTGATTCACAAGCTAAACGTTTAGGGGCTAAACGGGCAGATGGCCAATTTGTAACAGGTGGATCAATTCTTTATCGTCAACGTGGTACCCATATCCATCCAGGAGTAAACGTTGGACGCGGTGGAGACGATACTTTATTCGCACTATGTGATGGTGTGGTTAAATTTGAACGTAAAGGTCGTAACAGCAAACAAGTTTCTGTATACCAAGAAGCTTAA
- a CDS encoding class I SAM-dependent methyltransferase translates to MDTEGIKSAFTYLHEATEKSAQALEMTYVEAIHETLQNLLLGSAQQINGAPDDQVIKALNTLYQKSQWQDLNQEAKHSIIQWLLIEGIKKQEIQANYQATPDAIALIIGYLALRLVESNQNSSEKSINLFDPCFGTGNLWSLVAKTFTDQDYQVLGAGVDNDDLMLSIGEKAMALLGLSPKLTLADALGDLLVDPCQVIVADLPIGYYPQDQVAQTFKSGEQFVKEGSHAYAHYLLIEQGIHYLEDNAWGLFLVPKATLTDPTLPQLMQGISETAYLQAFINLPQSLFQNEFSQKSILIVQKQGDRAKQSDQVLIGNIPDFKAVDDMKKFTAQFNDWLDKHIVDGE, encoded by the coding sequence ATGGATACCGAAGGAATTAAATCAGCCTTTACATATTTGCATGAAGCGACTGAAAAAAGTGCTCAGGCTTTAGAGATGACCTATGTTGAGGCTATTCATGAAACTTTACAGAATCTATTACTAGGATCAGCCCAGCAAATCAACGGAGCACCTGACGATCAAGTGATTAAGGCATTAAATACTCTCTATCAAAAAAGTCAGTGGCAGGATTTGAACCAGGAAGCCAAGCATAGTATCATCCAATGGCTATTGATTGAAGGGATAAAGAAACAAGAAATACAAGCTAACTATCAAGCCACCCCCGATGCCATTGCCTTAATTATCGGGTATTTGGCCCTTCGTTTAGTTGAATCGAATCAAAATTCTTCAGAAAAGTCCATCAATCTTTTTGACCCCTGCTTTGGCACAGGGAATTTATGGTCACTGGTGGCTAAGACCTTTACGGACCAAGACTATCAAGTCCTTGGGGCTGGAGTTGATAATGATGATTTGATGTTGTCCATTGGTGAAAAGGCCATGGCCTTACTTGGCTTAAGTCCTAAACTCACCCTTGCTGATGCTTTGGGAGACTTGTTGGTTGATCCTTGCCAGGTCATTGTTGCTGATTTACCGATAGGCTATTATCCACAAGACCAAGTGGCTCAGACCTTTAAGAGTGGGGAACAATTTGTTAAAGAAGGCTCTCATGCCTATGCCCATTATTTGTTAATTGAACAGGGAATTCATTATCTAGAGGACAATGCTTGGGGGCTATTCTTAGTGCCAAAAGCTACTTTAACTGACCCAACTCTCCCGCAATTGATGCAAGGGATAAGTGAAACAGCTTATTTACAAGCCTTTATTAATTTACCCCAAAGCCTTTTTCAAAATGAGTTTTCGCAAAAAAGTATCCTGATTGTCCAAAAACAAGGAGACCGGGCCAAGCAAAGTGACCAGGTCCTTATTGGTAACATTCCTGATTTTAAAGCCGTCGATGACATGAAAAAATTTACCGCACAATTTAATGATTGGTTAGATAAACATATCGTTGATGGAGAGTAA
- a CDS encoding ABC transporter ATP-binding protein, with amino-acid sequence MGRRTPKSTSKALKRLFKFFGHYQKSFIAVVILSVAATIAETVAPKILGQATTLIAEGVSQGLQEINGQMGYKIDFTGIFRVLLMVAALYIATSIGRYFQNYLLSHAVQGTIANLRQAMRDKLNKLPISTIDHLSTGEILSRAINDIENIARTLQQNIAQTIMSITQLIGVVTMILMISPKIGGLMILTVLFAVFLVSRITPITQRLFADRQRIQGSINDHIEEDYNGQIEIRAFNQQGHKRDLFEEETDAYYKTSQRAEFFSGFLYPMVNFIRNLDYVLIAFVGGIDILQGRLPLGDVQALLQYNPQLYQPISNLATIVNQIQSTLASAERVFEFLDLEEMEVTHSDYPVIDTDKKVIFEDVYFGYDDDHYTLKDYNLDVNEGETVAIVGPTGAGKTTLINLLERFYDVDKGSIKIDGKDIRDYSRGDVRKQMGMVLQDTWLFNGSIYDNIAYGDHNQSVSEDEVYAAAKTAHVDDFVRKLPDGYDTIINEDASNISQGQRQLITIARALVATPDILILDEATSSIDTRTEELIQKATEKLLKGRTSFVIAHRLSTIQDADQIIVMDQGRIIEKGNHESLMEKRGFYYGLYSAQFQED; translated from the coding sequence ATGGGAAGACGTACACCAAAATCAACTAGCAAAGCCCTTAAACGTCTGTTTAAATTTTTCGGTCACTATCAAAAATCATTTATTGCGGTTGTGATCCTTTCGGTAGCAGCAACGATAGCCGAAACCGTTGCACCTAAAATTTTAGGACAAGCAACGACCTTGATTGCTGAAGGGGTCAGCCAAGGCCTACAAGAAATTAATGGACAAATGGGCTATAAGATTGACTTTACTGGAATTTTCCGTGTGCTTCTAATGGTCGCTGCCTTATATATTGCTACTAGTATTGGCCGTTACTTCCAGAATTATTTACTGTCACATGCCGTACAGGGAACAATTGCTAATCTCCGCCAAGCCATGAGAGATAAACTGAACAAGCTTCCAATTAGTACCATTGATCATTTATCGACCGGTGAAATTTTGAGCCGGGCTATCAATGATATTGAAAATATTGCCCGTACCCTGCAACAAAATATTGCTCAAACCATTATGAGCATCACCCAGTTAATTGGTGTGGTAACGATGATCCTCATGATCAGTCCCAAAATTGGGGGGCTAATGATATTAACTGTTCTATTTGCTGTTTTCCTTGTTAGCCGCATCACACCAATAACTCAAAGACTCTTTGCTGACCGGCAAAGAATTCAAGGAAGCATTAACGACCATATCGAGGAAGACTATAATGGTCAAATTGAAATTCGTGCATTCAACCAACAAGGTCATAAACGCGATTTATTTGAAGAAGAAACCGATGCTTATTATAAAACCTCACAACGGGCAGAGTTCTTTTCTGGCTTCCTCTATCCCATGGTTAACTTTATCCGTAACCTAGATTACGTCCTCATTGCTTTTGTCGGAGGTATAGACATTTTACAAGGCCGTCTACCCCTTGGGGACGTCCAAGCCCTCTTGCAATACAACCCACAACTTTACCAGCCCATTTCCAACCTTGCCACTATTGTTAACCAAATTCAAAGTACCCTAGCTTCTGCAGAACGGGTATTTGAATTCCTCGATCTGGAAGAAATGGAAGTGACCCATAGCGACTACCCCGTTATTGACACTGACAAAAAAGTAATCTTTGAGGATGTCTATTTTGGTTACGATGATGACCATTACACCTTAAAAGATTATAATTTAGATGTTAATGAGGGTGAAACTGTTGCTATCGTTGGCCCTACTGGTGCTGGTAAAACGACTCTAATTAACTTATTAGAACGCTTCTATGATGTCGATAAAGGTAGTATTAAAATTGATGGTAAAGATATTCGTGATTATTCCCGCGGGGATGTTCGCAAACAAATGGGAATGGTCCTACAAGATACCTGGCTATTTAATGGAAGTATTTATGATAATATCGCATATGGTGATCATAACCAGTCTGTTTCCGAAGACGAAGTTTATGCAGCAGCTAAAACAGCCCATGTCGATGACTTTGTTCGAAAATTGCCTGATGGCTATGACACCATCATTAATGAAGATGCTTCAAATATTTCTCAGGGTCAAAGACAGCTCATTACTATTGCCCGTGCCCTAGTGGCCACACCAGATATCTTAATCTTAGATGAGGCGACCTCAAGTATCGACACGCGCACTGAAGAATTAATTCAGAAAGCAACCGAAAAATTACTCAAGGGACGAACTAGTTTCGTCATTGCTCACCGTTTAAGTACGATTCAGGATGCTGACCAAATTATTGTTATGGACCAAGGAAGAATTATTGAAAAAGGAAACCATGAAAGCCTAATGGAAAAACGGGGCTTCTATTACGGCTTGTATAGTGCCCAATTCCAAGAAGATTAA
- a CDS encoding ABC transporter ATP-binding protein produces the protein MLKILKRIPIHLILLSIFFAFAQGLAELILPTFTAGLVNQGIVPGDFSAITQIAIQMLGVTLIIVGSALANIWFASQASQGLGKDLRDTIYAKVQRLSKDTYDHFGGASLITRSSSDIMQIELTTMMVLRMFLLAPAMLIASLVMAYRASALLSQTYLVTIPLVIISLALVLYFASPLFRAMQAKVDNMNLIFREGLTGIRVIRAFNKSDYESKRFAKANEDYRQTAVGAQIRLAFLLPALLLILNLTTIYINWFGGHLVANQQLSIGVILSFVSYTSIMGISFAFIGMMFVLIPRAQVSAERINQVLDAPEKIHSPADGGKAFDPKRQARLDFDHVNYSYQGAESNVLTDINFSIKAGETLGIIGGTGSGKSTIANLILRFYERSSGDIKINGEKIESYNLGALRDYIAYVPQKANLFKGNIRSNLEFGKEQASDEEIWQNLKIAQAADFVSNLSDGIDHRVEQRGSNFSGGQKQRLCIARALMKDAAILIFDDSFSALDAKTDVNLRQALSQYAKDKITLIISQKVSTIRDSDKILVLEDNGSVAGLGNHDTLMETSPLYASIVSSQLKEVSE, from the coding sequence ATGTTAAAAATATTAAAACGCATCCCCATACACTTAATCTTACTTAGTATCTTCTTTGCATTTGCCCAAGGGCTTGCTGAATTAATCCTACCAACTTTCACCGCTGGTTTAGTTAACCAAGGGATTGTCCCTGGGGATTTTTCAGCCATTACCCAAATCGCTATCCAAATGCTAGGTGTCACCCTAATTATTGTTGGTTCTGCCCTAGCAAATATCTGGTTTGCTTCACAAGCCTCACAAGGACTGGGAAAAGATTTACGAGATACCATCTACGCTAAGGTACAACGCTTATCGAAAGACACTTACGATCATTTTGGTGGTGCCTCTCTGATAACTCGGAGCTCAAGTGACATTATGCAAATTGAATTGACCACAATGATGGTCTTACGAATGTTTCTATTGGCCCCGGCTATGCTTATTGCTAGCTTAGTGATGGCCTACCGAGCAAGTGCCTTACTTAGTCAGACCTATTTGGTCACTATTCCCTTAGTTATTATCTCTTTAGCTTTAGTCCTTTATTTTGCCTCCCCCTTATTCCGTGCCATGCAGGCCAAGGTGGATAATATGAACCTTATCTTTAGAGAGGGACTAACTGGTATTCGCGTCATTCGCGCCTTCAATAAGAGTGACTATGAATCCAAACGCTTTGCCAAGGCCAATGAAGACTATCGGCAAACGGCTGTCGGCGCGCAAATTCGCTTAGCTTTCCTACTCCCTGCCCTACTCTTAATTTTGAACCTAACCACGATTTATATTAACTGGTTCGGGGGACATTTAGTCGCCAACCAACAACTCAGTATTGGGGTTATTCTTTCCTTTGTTTCCTATACATCCATTATGGGAATATCCTTTGCCTTTATCGGCATGATGTTTGTTCTCATTCCAAGAGCCCAAGTTTCAGCTGAACGGATTAATCAAGTCCTCGATGCTCCTGAAAAAATTCATTCACCTGCTGATGGTGGCAAGGCTTTTGACCCTAAACGACAAGCCAGACTAGATTTTGACCATGTCAATTACAGCTATCAAGGCGCAGAATCTAATGTTTTAACCGATATCAATTTCTCTATCAAAGCCGGGGAAACCTTAGGAATCATTGGCGGTACAGGGTCAGGAAAATCAACCATCGCTAACCTCATCCTGCGCTTCTATGAACGTTCAAGTGGCGACATCAAGATTAATGGTGAAAAAATTGAAAGCTATAACCTTGGTGCCCTACGTGACTATATCGCCTACGTTCCTCAAAAGGCCAACCTTTTCAAAGGAAATATTCGCTCTAACTTAGAATTTGGTAAGGAACAGGCTAGTGATGAAGAAATTTGGCAAAATTTAAAGATTGCTCAAGCTGCTGACTTTGTATCAAACTTATCCGATGGCATTGACCACCGGGTCGAACAACGCGGTTCAAATTTCTCAGGAGGGCAAAAACAACGTCTCTGCATCGCCAGAGCCCTAATGAAGGATGCTGCTATTTTAATCTTTGATGACTCTTTTTCTGCCTTAGATGCTAAAACAGACGTCAACCTAAGACAGGCACTGAGTCAATATGCCAAGGATAAAATTACCCTCATTATTTCGCAAAAGGTCTCTACAATTAGGGATTCTGATAAAATTTTAGTCTTAGAAGACAATGGGAGTGTGGCTGGCTTAGGTAACCATGATACTTTAATGGAAACTTCGCCATTATATGCTTCTATTGTGTCATCACAACTCAAGGAGGTGAGTGAATAA
- a CDS encoding MarR family winged helix-turn-helix transcriptional regulator, whose protein sequence is MEFAKGQLSTLLFQVATLEKSYIDKQVKKANLNIIQAKSLYYIHLHPQLIQKELAEYLDKPHATTSNIVTSLESKGYLYRKQISGNEQKKYLFLTPQGEKLAKEIKFIFDQLEEIVTNNLSLNDKKGIQELLKRIHNNLQEQK, encoded by the coding sequence ATGGAGTTTGCCAAAGGCCAGCTAAGTACACTACTCTTTCAGGTAGCGACTTTAGAAAAAAGCTATATCGACAAACAGGTTAAAAAAGCTAATCTAAATATCATTCAAGCCAAGAGTCTTTACTATATCCATCTCCATCCCCAGCTCATCCAAAAAGAGCTCGCAGAATATTTGGATAAACCCCATGCTACGACCAGTAATATTGTGACTAGTCTGGAAAGTAAGGGTTATCTTTATCGCAAACAAATTTCCGGGAATGAACAAAAGAAATACCTGTTCTTAACGCCGCAGGGAGAAAAACTGGCTAAAGAAATCAAATTCATTTTTGATCAACTTGAAGAAATTGTGACTAACAATTTGTCCTTAAATGATAAAAAAGGAATCCAAGAGTTACTCAAACGTATTCACAATAATTTACAAGAACAAAAATAA
- a CDS encoding YolD-like family protein, whose amino-acid sequence MPEQTKHKKFPHAYRSMIKWQSMFLSEHREALRSRKKNYGRVHPQALTSQQMTLTELRQKLFLALNSQLPCTIVLNEVDSDGHYRLLHGYIHSLDHEYFLMSQETIPLSLLKSCQIILD is encoded by the coding sequence ATGCCCGAGCAAACAAAGCACAAAAAATTCCCCCATGCCTATCGATCAATGATCAAATGGCAGAGCATGTTCTTATCTGAACACCGAGAAGCCTTAAGATCAAGGAAAAAAAATTACGGCAGAGTCCATCCCCAGGCCTTGACTAGCCAGCAAATGACTTTGACCGAACTCCGCCAGAAACTTTTTCTGGCCTTGAATAGTCAACTCCCCTGCACCATTGTTTTGAATGAAGTCGACTCAGACGGCCACTATCGATTACTGCATGGTTATATACACAGCCTGGATCACGAGTATTTTCTGATGAGCCAAGAAACGATTCCTTTATCTCTCCTTAAATCTTGCCAGATCATTCTAGATTAA
- a CDS encoding esterase family protein, with translation MNFESYTHYGHNIGRNMSINRYGHAGKPFLVFPSSGGSHNEYADFGMIEACQTWIDNGKVQFFTLSSYDDQSWLSNKSGHDMALAQQAYDRYFIEEALPLIKHVSNWMDPMGATGCSMGAYHAINTFLNHPDVIDTVIALSGVYDVRYFMKGYQDDFEIYHNSPVDFLWGQNDPWFIDHYRQGDVIVCTGLGPWEEDGLPSFYSLKEAFEFKQIPAWFDTWGEDVAHDWPWWRKQMPYFLQVLYPL, from the coding sequence ATGAATTTTGAAAGCTATACCCACTATGGGCACAATATTGGACGGAATATGTCAATTAATCGTTATGGACACGCTGGAAAGCCTTTTTTAGTTTTTCCCTCTTCAGGTGGTTCTCATAATGAATATGCTGATTTTGGTATGATTGAGGCCTGCCAAACCTGGATTGACAATGGTAAGGTGCAATTCTTTACCTTGTCCTCCTATGATGACCAGAGCTGGTTATCCAATAAATCTGGTCATGATATGGCCTTAGCCCAACAGGCTTATGATCGTTATTTTATTGAAGAAGCCCTGCCTTTAATTAAACATGTTTCGAATTGGATGGACCCCATGGGCGCAACCGGTTGCAGTATGGGAGCTTACCATGCCATTAATACTTTTCTAAACCACCCAGATGTTATTGATACTGTGATTGCTCTAAGTGGAGTATATGATGTTCGTTATTTTATGAAAGGCTACCAGGACGATTTTGAAATTTATCATAACTCCCCGGTCGATTTTCTTTGGGGACAAAATGATCCTTGGTTTATTGACCATTATCGCCAGGGCGATGTTATTGTATGTACAGGACTCGGCCCCTGGGAGGAAGATGGTCTACCAAGCTTTTATAGCTTAAAAGAGGCCTTTGAATTTAAACAAATCCCTGCTTGGTTTGATACTTGGGGAGAAGATGTGGCCCATGATTGGCCATGGTGGCGCAAACAAATGCCATATTTTCTACAAGTTTTGTATCCTCTATGA